The genomic segment GCGAGCAGCGTGGCGGTAGCTAAGCCAGCCAAGGGCGATGAAGTTCAGCGCTACGGCGGCGAGGGCAGCAGGCAGCGGCGGCGTTTCCCCGGTGTGCTTCTGGTGGCACAGGCGGAGAGACAGCAAGCCGGCGACGACGGTGATGCCGCCGTTGGTCAGTGTGGCGGGTAGGCTGAGCGAGTAGCCCGCCAGCAAGAACCACGGCAACAACAGCGCCCAGCGTCGACGCGCGAGCACCCAGGACACGACGAAGACGAAAGCGAGGAATCTGGCGTAGTCGAGGGTGTTGAACAGCACGAGTCGGACCGCTCGGTGGCCTCGCTGAGCGCGGCGAGCCACCATTTTTGTTGTTCGCGCCAGGGCCCGAGAAGGCAGACCCGAAAATGCAGAGGACGGGCGTAGAGGACAAAGGTCGCGGCGCCAACCCCTGGGCGCGCATTGCGGTGCGTTCGTGCCCCGTCGCGCTCCTTCTGCGTCGACGAGCGCGAAATCGTTCATGGGCTGAAATACGGAGCCCCTCTCCCCCGAACCCTTAGATAAGCCTGGGTTCCCTGCTCCGGCGGCGGCGTCCGACGTGGCGTTCGGGACTCAACACAACTTCACACTGGCCTTGGTTGACGACACCCAGATTGAGGCCAACGCTTCCCCCTGCATCATGGTCGGTCGTTTCATCCTGGGTTTGATCAAAGGCGTCTTGGTTGGCGCTGCCGTTGCGGCCGTATTGGTCAAGGGCCTAGGCATCGTGACCTGGGGCGCGCCCATTGCTTACGTGGCCGCGGTAGTGACCGGCTTGCTCACCGCGTTGGTCAGCGGCAAGGCGATTTGGGTGCGGGACGCTGGGGTCGAGAACGCCATCAAAGCCGTCGCCGCGGTGCTGATCGGGACCGTTGGCATGTACGCCGTACGAAAGTGGCTGCCCTACACCGTGGACCTCAGCATGCTTCAGGCGGGCGCTGGGAAGCTGGGGGATCTCCCGGCCGCTGCGCTGCCGATGGTTGGGACGCTGCTCGCCCTGATGTTCGAGATCGACAACACCGGCGAGTCCGCCAAGGAAGCAGGCCGCGAACAGGCGCGGGCGCGCATTGCCGAGGGAGCGAGTCACAAGCGGCTGGAAGACGTGGACGTGAGCGATGAGCTCGCTGCTGAGACGCCTGCTCGCCGACGCGCCCGTCACTAGCTCGCGAAGTGTGGCCGCCGATGCGTTGCCTGGCGCTAAGCTCCCGGCTGACTCCATGCCGCCTTCCCGCATCCTGCTCGTCGTGGCCACCTTGGGTGGTATCGCGCTGATGGTGCGCTCTGTTTGGGGGGAGCCGATTCCCCTCGAGTACGCCATTGCGGCTTTCATCGCGTACACGGCCCTGGCGACCGCAGGTGTGTTGTTTCCGCAGCTCGAGATGTTCGGTGATGTCCTGTGGCGAGGTGAGGCGGATCAAGGTGTCGTGCTCACCTTCGACGACGGCCCGCACCCTGAGCACACCCCGAGGATCTTGGATATCCTCGAGGAAAATAACGTCCGCGCGACGTTCTTCCTCGTGGGGCGCAAGGTGCGGCTACACCCGGAGGTGGTGAAGCAAATCGTAGAGCGTGGTCACGGCATTGGCCTCCACGGCTATCAGCACGATCGGCTCTTCTCTTGGAAGACGCCAAAGTACGTCGAGGAAGACATCGCCCGCACTCAGAAGGCGATTGAAGAAGCCTGCGGGCAGCGCCCAACGCTGTTTCGGCCTCCCATTGGTCATGTGTCGACGCGCACCGCTGCGGGTGCGAAGAAGGCGGGAGTGACCCTGGTCGCTTGGAGCGCGAAGGGCCGAGACGGCCTGAAGAACGCCGACCCCGACAAAGTCCTCGAACGCTTGCAGGCGGGCCTGAAGCCTGGCGCCATCCTGCTCCTCCACGACGCCGCGGAGCGTGACGACTTCACTCCGGTCGCGATCGAAGTGCTACCGAAGCTGCTCCAAGCGATCAAGGCGCAAGAGCTGCCCATCGTACCCTTGGAGAGTTTCCTCGAGGAAGTAAAGGCGCCTGCTTAGCGCGTCGGTGTCAGGCGTCGATACCGCTCCGGGCAAGCCCCAGCCAGACCTTCCGCGGTGCGTTGAGTTTCATGGGGGAGGGTAACGCTCAAAGTTCGCGGCGCGGAGGAAACACGGCGTTGGCCATCAACAGGCCACCGACCAGCGTCGCAGCCACCAAGAACATCCGGAAGACACCTTCCGTCCCGGTCAAAACATCTCGCTCCAAGAAGGAGCTCAGGCTGCGGAAACCAATCGAGCCAGGCACCAACAGCATGATGCCCGGAACCAACGTGATGCTCGCCGGGCGCTTTTTCAGGCGGGCAATCCAGTTGGAGATCGCTGCCACGACGAACGCACCAACGAACGCGCCGAGCTCTGGGCCCAACAGATGTGCACCGGCGCGTGCTCCCATGAAGCCGAGCACACTGGTCAACGCGATCAGCGGGATGTCCCGGCGCCGCGCGCGGAACAGCACTGCGAAAGCAAAGGGCGCGAGCACCAACGCCGTGAGCTCAGCGAAGCCCGGCAACGGTGCACTTGTGAACGTCGGAGGTGTCGACCCGAGCAGGCGATGCACCAGCTCGCGCCCTAGCCCCACGCCCAGGCCCATCTGCAAGAACGTCACCGCCGCGGCGGCGAAGCGCG from the Polyangiaceae bacterium genome contains:
- a CDS encoding polysaccharide deacetylase family protein; the protein is MSSLLRRLLADAPVTSSRSVAADALPGAKLPADSMPPSRILLVVATLGGIALMVRSVWGEPIPLEYAIAAFIAYTALATAGVLFPQLEMFGDVLWRGEADQGVVLTFDDGPHPEHTPRILDILEENNVRATFFLVGRKVRLHPEVVKQIVERGHGIGLHGYQHDRLFSWKTPKYVEEDIARTQKAIEEACGQRPTLFRPPIGHVSTRTAAGAKKAGVTLVAWSAKGRDGLKNADPDKVLERLQAGLKPGAILLLHDAAERDDFTPVAIEVLPKLLQAIKAQELPIVPLESFLEEVKAPA